In Cicer arietinum cultivar CDC Frontier isolate Library 1 chromosome 7, Cicar.CDCFrontier_v2.0, whole genome shotgun sequence, a single window of DNA contains:
- the LOC101500283 gene encoding uncharacterized protein isoform X1: METVVGIEDNDDGKLEDSVVDRSSSAALSSSPKKISNPVVYKLVRVEGDGRLVPATDDEVMEVEDFLEYENSEMRVVADTGQSLECISIERSSSGKLRLECSEGVSQLGTAEADLGKLNAKFQYIEQMLQKVKQEERLRLSSRSPVHSHVKIDSQCSADKFPVVNEKVRSETPYQEAPSIASSLNYSHSNQSGSIDQCSRPSEGVIESGSSASDVYSTSKHNFSMPEGEICLDKLSIKELHELFKVTFGRETTVKDKQWLKRRIAMSLTNSCDVSATTFTVKDNKITRKCEEECSGNASAAAVISVKNMAGEGCGIEDNQVASETRLKNLNVENELRDEDQQREERAAKRIRKPTKRYIEELSENESREHIPRSSSSNKNIGHGHVSPTAYVEPARSAFPEARMFITRFDSLGGSDVQIPCVSRVRRSRPRKNIKSLMKFLPTGVGEAAKLSNGSDADSEIQDKVSKPCSMPVKMHLLSTTESVKEKQCLVIGTTEPRQELRPKRIDPSSNTSEGDIVTVPTAKGGMRRKHHRAWTLVEVMKLVEGVSRCGPGRWSEIKRLSFSSYSYRTSVDLKDKWRNLLKASFAQTPADEGMNSRKHGTAPIPEPILVRVRELAEMNSQAPQNFSSSKLTASGPGSVHGDRLGYL, from the exons ATGGAAACTGTGGTTGGAATTGAGGATAATGATGATGGGAAGCTTGAAGACAGTGTGGTTGATAGAAGCAGTTCTGCAGCTTTGTCTTCTTCACCCAAAAAAATTTCTAACCCGGTTGTGTACAAACTTGTTCGG GTTGAAGGTGATGGGAGGTTAGTGCCTGCAACAGATGATGAAGTAATGGAGGTGGAGGATTTTCTAGAATATGAGAACAGTGAAATGCGTGTTGTTGCAGACACGGGACAGAGTTTGGAATGCATATCAATCGAAAGATCATCTTCTGGAAAGCTTCGATTGGAGTGCTCAGAAG GTGTTTCACAATTAGGCACCGCAGAGGCAGATTTAGGGAAGCTAAATGCAAAGTTTCAG TACATTGAACAGATGCTGCAAAAGGTTAAACAGGAAGAGAGACTTCGCTTGTCGTCTCGATCACCTGTTCATTCTCATGTAAAAATAGATAGCCAGTGTTCTGCTGATAAATTTCCTGTCGTAAATGAGAAGGTTCGGTCTGAAACTCCATACCAGGAAGCACCTTCAATAGCATCGAGTTTAAATTATAGTCATAGTAATCAATCTGGGAGTATTGATCAGTGTTCCAGACCTTCAGAAGGAGTAATAGAAAGTGGATCATCTGCTTCTGATGTCTATTCCACATCGAAGCATAATTTTTCCATGCCAGAAGGAGAAATATGTTTGGACAAGTTGTCGATCAAAGAACTTCATGAACTGTTTAAGGTCACTTTTGGTCGGGAAACTACAGTGAAAGATAAACAGTGGCTGAAGAGGAGGATTGCCATGAGTTTAACTAACTCATGCGATGTTTCCGCAACAACATTTACTGTTAAAGATAACAAAATAACTAGAAAATGTGAAGAAGAATGTTCTGGAAATGCGAGTGCTGCAGCTGTAATCTCTGTCAAAAATATGGCTGGAGAGGGTTGTGGAATTGAGGATAACCAGGTTGCTTCTGAAACCAGACTGAAGAATCTTAatgtggaaaatgaattgagAGATGAGGATCAGCAGAGGGAAGAGAGAGCTGCGAAAAGAATACGTAAGCCCACTAAGAGATATATTGAAGAGCTCTCTGAAAATGAATCTAGAGAACACATTCCTAGGTCGTCAAGTTCTAATAAAAACATCGGACATGGACATGTTTCTCCAACAGCTTACGTCGAGCCTGCTAGGAGTGCTTTTCCAGAGGCAAGAATGTTTATCACCAGGTTTGACTCTCTTGGAGGTTCTGATGTTCAAATTCCTTGTGTTTCTCGGGTCCGAAGAAGTCGTCCAAGGAAAAATATCAAGTCTCTTATG AAATTCCTTCCGACTGGCGTGGGTGAGGCTGCAAAATTGAGCAATGGTTCTGATGCTGATAGTGAGATTCAGGACAAAGTCTCGAAGCCATGTTCCATGCCTGTGAAGATGCATCTGCTG TCCACTACTGAATCTGTAAAAGAGAAGCAGTGTCTGGTAATTGGCACAACTGAACCAAGGCAGGAATTGAGGCCAAAAAGGATAGATCCATCTAGTAATACTTCGGAGGGCGATATAGTTACTGTTCCGACAGCTAAAGGTGGTATGAGGAGGAAACATCATCGAGCATGGACCCTTGTTGAGGTAATGAAGTTGGTTGAAGGTGTGTCGCGGTGTGGACCAGGGAGGTGGTCTGAGATCAAACGGCTCTCCTTTTCTTCGTATTCATATCGTACCTCTGTTGATCTCAAG GACAAGTGGAGGAATTTGCTCAAAGCTAGCTTTGCACAGACACCTGCAGATGAGGGG ATGAATTCACGGAAGCATGGTACAGCGCCAATTCCGGAGCCAATTTTAGTCCGCGTAAGAGAGCTGGCAGAGATGAATTCTCAGGCACCTCAAAATTTCAGCTCAAGCAAGTTAACTGCTAGTGGTCCAGGGAGTGTGCATGGAGACAGATTGGGGTACTTGTAG